From the genome of Arvicola amphibius chromosome 9, mArvAmp1.2, whole genome shotgun sequence, one region includes:
- the Trmu gene encoding mitochondrial tRNA-specific 2-thiouridylase 1 isoform X1, whose protein sequence is MSALRHVVCALSGGVDSAVAALLLRRRGYQVTGVFMKNWDSLDEHGVCAADKDCEDAYKVCRILDIPFHQVSYVKEYWNEVFSDFLNEYEKGRTPNPDIICNKHIKFSCFYHYAVDNLGADAVATGHYARTSLEDEEVFEQKHIKRPDGLFRNRFEVRNPVKLLQAADSFKDQTFFLSQVSQDALRRTIFPLGELTKEFVKKIAAENRLHHVLQKKESMGICFIGKRNFEHFILQYLQPRPGKFISIEDNTVLGTHKGWFLYTLGQRAKISGLREPWYVVEKDGTKGDVLVAPQIDHPALYRDLLRTNRVHWIAEEPPAALVRDKMMECHFRFRHQMALVPCVLTLNQDGTVWVTAVKAVRGLALGQFAVFYKGDECLGSGKILRLGPSAYTLQKGKNRTKVAPEVSSDSSGLHPSP, encoded by the exons ATGTCGGCGCTGCGGCACGTCGTTTGCGCCCTGTCTGGTGGCGTGGACAGCGCGGTGGCTGCGCTGCTGTTGCGGCGGAGAG GTTACCAGGTGACGGGGGTATTTATGAAGAACTGGGACTCGCTGGATGAACatggtgtctgtgctgctgacaAGGACTGTGAAGATGCTTATAAAGTCTGTCGGATCTTAGACATCCCTTTCCATCAGGTGTCTTACGTGAAGGAGTACTGGAACGAGGTGTTCAG TGACTTTTTGAATGAGTATGAGAAAGGACGGACTCCCAACCCTGATATCATCTGCAATAAGCACATCAAGTTCAGTTGCTTTTATCATTATGCTGTGGACAATCTTG GAGCAGATGCTGTTGCCACTGGCCACTATGCAAGGACCTCGCTGGAGGATGAAGAGGTCTTTGAGCAGAAGCACATTAAGAGACCAGATGGGCTGTTCAGAAATCGATTTGAAGTCAGAAATC CCGTAAAACTTCTCCAAGCAGCTGACAGCTTTAAAGACCAGACCTTCTTTCTCAGCCAGGTTTCCCAGGATGCCCTGAGAAGAACCATCTTCCCCCTGGGGGAATTAACAAAAGAGTTTGTAAAGAAAATAGCTGCAGAGAATAGACTCCATCATGTGCTTCAGAAGAAAGAG AGCATGGGCATCTGCTTCATTGGTAAAAGAAACTTCGAGCATTTCATTCTTCAG TATTTGCAGCCTCGGCCTGGAAAGTTTATTTCTATCGAGGATAATACAGTTCTGGGAACACATAAAG GTTGGTTCCTGTATACTTTGGGCCAGAGAGCTAAGATCAGTGGCTTGAGAGAGCCCTGGTACGTGGTGGAGAAGGATGGCACCAAGGGTGACGTGCTTGTG GCTCCCCAGATAGACCACCCAGCTCTGTACAGGGACCTGCTCAGGACCAACCGTGTACACTGGATTGCCGAGGAACCACCTGCTGCCTTGGTCAGAGACAAGATGATGGAGTGCCATTTCCGATTCCGCCACCAGATGGCACTAG TGCCCTGTGTACTGACACTCAACCAGGATGGCACcgtgtgggtgacagctgtgaaGGCTGTGCGGGGCCTTGCCTTGGGACAG TTTGCTGTGTTCTACAAGGGTGATGAATGTCTTGGCAGTGGGAAAATCCTGAGATTAGGGCCGTCTGCCTACACACTCCAGAAGGGCAAGAACAGAACCAAAGTGGCTCCTGAGGTCTCCAGTGACAGCTCAGGCCTGCACCCCTCACCCTGA
- the Trmu gene encoding mitochondrial tRNA-specific 2-thiouridylase 1 isoform X2 codes for MLLPLATMQGPRWRMKRSLSRSTLRDQMGCSEIDLKSEIVSQDALRRTIFPLGELTKEFVKKIAAENRLHHVLQKKESMGICFIGKRNFEHFILQYLQPRPGKFISIEDNTVLGTHKGWFLYTLGQRAKISGLREPWYVVEKDGTKGDVLVAPQIDHPALYRDLLRTNRVHWIAEEPPAALVRDKMMECHFRFRHQMALVPCVLTLNQDGTVWVTAVKAVRGLALGQFAVFYKGDECLGSGKILRLGPSAYTLQKGKNRTKVAPEVSSDSSGLHPSP; via the exons ATGCTGTTGCCACTGGCCACTATGCAAGGACCTCGCTGGAGGATGAAGAGGTCTTTGAGCAGAAGCACATTAAGAGACCAGATGGGCTGTTCAGAAATCGATTTGAAGTCAGAAATC GTTTCCCAGGATGCCCTGAGAAGAACCATCTTCCCCCTGGGGGAATTAACAAAAGAGTTTGTAAAGAAAATAGCTGCAGAGAATAGACTCCATCATGTGCTTCAGAAGAAAGAG AGCATGGGCATCTGCTTCATTGGTAAAAGAAACTTCGAGCATTTCATTCTTCAG TATTTGCAGCCTCGGCCTGGAAAGTTTATTTCTATCGAGGATAATACAGTTCTGGGAACACATAAAG GTTGGTTCCTGTATACTTTGGGCCAGAGAGCTAAGATCAGTGGCTTGAGAGAGCCCTGGTACGTGGTGGAGAAGGATGGCACCAAGGGTGACGTGCTTGTG GCTCCCCAGATAGACCACCCAGCTCTGTACAGGGACCTGCTCAGGACCAACCGTGTACACTGGATTGCCGAGGAACCACCTGCTGCCTTGGTCAGAGACAAGATGATGGAGTGCCATTTCCGATTCCGCCACCAGATGGCACTAG TGCCCTGTGTACTGACACTCAACCAGGATGGCACcgtgtgggtgacagctgtgaaGGCTGTGCGGGGCCTTGCCTTGGGACAG TTTGCTGTGTTCTACAAGGGTGATGAATGTCTTGGCAGTGGGAAAATCCTGAGATTAGGGCCGTCTGCCTACACACTCCAGAAGGGCAAGAACAGAACCAAAGTGGCTCCTGAGGTCTCCAGTGACAGCTCAGGCCTGCACCCCTCACCCTGA